In the genome of Globicephala melas chromosome 3, mGloMel1.2, whole genome shotgun sequence, one region contains:
- the GNA11 gene encoding guanine nucleotide-binding protein subunit alpha-11, whose translation MTLESMMACCLSDEVKESKRINAEIEKQLRRDKRDARRELKLLLLGTGESGKSTFIKQMRIIHGAGYSEEDKRGFTKLVYQNIFTAMQAMIRAMETLKILYKYEQNKANALLIREVDVEKVTTFEHRYVSAIKTLWNDPGIQECYDRRREYQLSDSAKYYLTDVDRIATSGYLPTQQDVLRVRVPTTGIIEYPFDLENIIFRMVDVGGQRSERRKWIHCFENVTSIMFLVALSEYDQVLVESDNENRMEESKALFRTIVTYPWFQNSSVILFLNKKDLLEDKILHSHLVDYFPEFDGPQRDAQAAREFILKMFVDLNPDSDKIIYSHFTCATDTENIRFVFAAVKDTILQLNLKEYNLV comes from the exons ATGACTCTGGAGTCCATGATGGCGTGTTGCCTGAGCGATGAGGTGAAGGAGTCCAAGCGGATCAACGCCGAGATCGAGAAACAGCTGCGGCGGGACAAGCGCGACGCCCGGCGCGAGCTCAAGCTACTGCTGCTCG GCACGGGTGAGAGCGGGAAGAGCACGTTCATCAAGCAGATGCGCATCATCCACGGGGCGGGCTACTCGGAGGAGGACAAGCGGGGCTTCACCAAGCTGgtgtaccagaacatcttcaccGCCATGCAGGCCATGATCCGGGCCATGGAGACCCTCAAGATCCTCTACAAGTACGAGCAGAACAAG GCCAACGCGCTCCTGATCCGGGAGGTGGATGTGGAGAAGGTGACCACCTTCGAGCACCGGTACGTGAGTGCCATCAAGACGCTGTGGAACGACCCCGGCATCCAGGAGTGCTACGACCGCCGGCGGGAGTACCAGCTCTCGGACTCTGCCAAGTA CTACCTGACTGACGTGGACCGCATCGCCACCTCGGGCTACCTGCCCACCCAGCAGGACGTGCTGCGAGTGCGCGTGCCCACCACTGGCATCATCGAGTACCCCTTCGACCTGGAGAACATCATCTTCAG GATGGTGGACGTGGGGGGCCAGAGGTCCGAGCGGAGGAAGTGGATCCACTGCTTTGAGAACGTGACGTCCATCATGTTCCTCGTGGCCCTCAGCGAGTACGACCAAGTGCTGGTGGAGTCGGACAACGAG AACCGCATGGAGGAGAGCAAAGCACTGTTCCGGACCATCGTCACCTACCCCTGGTTCCAGAACTCGTCCGTCATCCTCTTCCTCAACAAGAAGGACCTGCTGGAGGACAAGATCCTCCACTCCCACCTGGTGGACTACTTCCCCGAGTTCGACG GCCCGCAGCGGGACGCACAGGCCGCCCGGGAGTTCATCCTGAAGATGTTCGTGGACCTGAACCCCGACAGTGACAAGATCATCTATTCCCACTTCACGTGCGCCACCGACACGGAGAACATCCGCTTCGTCTTCGCCGCTGTCAAGGACACCATCCTGCAGCTCAACCTGAAGGAGTACAACCTGGTGTGA